One segment of Papaver somniferum cultivar HN1 unplaced genomic scaffold, ASM357369v1 unplaced-scaffold_81, whole genome shotgun sequence DNA contains the following:
- the LOC113345450 gene encoding putative leucine-rich repeat-containing protein DDB_G0290503 yields the protein MSFTSVYRLLQEIFPEVDFRLLRAVAVENPNNPDVAVEEVLNMGLPFTSSVSQPGSPSNQVDNQHSGNSPVQTPLSDNANSKHVLTGERVAAEQSVSLQHQGLDEEMITCSPSEQGSVESEVAILDEIQSGVSAATMSALAGESLDDNDATGNQNIDVTIESDQVFDGSNSSAINGDLNLNLNCPPKEGQKLDNEEIAPFADSAANSEFSNSEFEKLESSCLLESSSECVFYDTENDDNLENSSSTTILSKSGRTCSIDLLENAIEDAKNNKKNLFAAMETVINMMKEAELQEESAELSKKEASLGGLDTLERVEDLRQMLQRAREANDMHAGEVYGEKSILATEMRELQSRLINLSDERDESLSILDEMNRTLGARLVAAEEMRIASEQEKQERENSARELLAEQELIMEKVVQESKKLQEQADENSKLRDFLMDRGRVVDVLQGEIAVICKDVKLLKEKFDECVPFSKSVSSSQTSCILASSGSFSKSLVADWVPEHDLSSETPKKITPASSVSSASLVSSFCEDHPLLNTTSPENEDTKFDGKKSLSDDDWDMFEDETPVFP from the exons ATGAGTTTCACATCAGTCTATAGATTACTCCAGGAGATATTCCCTGAG GTTGATTTTCGTTTATTAAGGGCTGTTGCTGTTGAAAATCCAAATAATCCTGATGTAGCTGTGGAAGAAGTTTTAAATATGGGTTTACCCTTTACATCCTCGGTATCTCAACCTGGTTCTCCTAGTAATCAGGTTGATAACCAACACTCTGGAAACAGTCCAGTACAGACTCCTCTTAGTGACAATGCGAATAGCAAGCATGTGTTGACTGGAGAAAGAG TTGCAGCGGAGCAGAGCGTATCTTTGCAGCACCAAGGGCTGGATGAAGAGATGATAACATGCTCTCCTTCAGAACAAGGATCTGTTGAAAGTGAAGTTGCAATTCTAGATGAGATCCAGAGTGGTGTTTCAGCTGCAACAATGAGTGCTCTAGCAGGGGaatctttagatgataatgatgcCACAGGCAATCAAAATATTGATGTCACCATTGAGTCGGATCAAGTTTTTGACGGTTCCAATTCTTCTGCAATAAATGGCGACCTTAACTTAAATTTGAACTGCCCACCCAAAGAAGGACAGAAACTGGACAACGAAGAAATAGCACCTTTTGCAGACTCTGCAGCAAATAGTGAATTTTCTAACAGTGAATTTGAAAAGttggaatcaagttgtttgttaGAGAGCAGTTCTGAGTGTGTGTTTTATGATACTGAAAATGACGATAATCTAGAAAATTCTTCCTCTACTACCATACTCTCGAAGTCCGGCCGGACATGTAGCATAGATCTTCTTGAAAATGCCATTGAAGATGCTAAGAATAACAAG AAAAATCTGTTTGCAGCTATGGAAACAGTTATAAATATGATGAAAGAAGCTGAACTTCAGGAGGAATCAGCTGAACTTTCTAAAAAGGAAGCTTCATTGGGCGGTTTAGATACCCTTGAGAGGGTTGAAGACCTCAGGCAGATGTTGCAGCGTGCAAGAGAAGCAAATGACATG CATGCTGGAGAAGTTTATGGGGAGAAGTCCATCCTAGCAACTGAGATGCGGGAGCTCCAGTCTCGGCTAATCAACTTATCAGATGAAAGGGATGAATCACTTTCTATTCTAGATGAG ATGAATCGAACTCTCGGAGCACGACTAGTTGCTGCTGAGGAAATGAGGATTGCATCTGAGCAAGAGAAGCAAGAAAGGGAAAATTCTGCACGAGAGTTACTTGCAGAACAAGAACTCATCATGGAGAAGGTGGTTCAAGAATCAAAAAAACTACAAGAGCAAGCAGATGAGAACTCCAAG CTCCGTGACTTCTTGATGGATCGCGGGCGTGTTGTCGACGTACTGCA AGGGGAGATTGCTGTTATATGCAAAGATGTGAAATTGCTGAAAGAAAAATTCGATGAGTGCGTTCCATTCAGCAAGTCGGTTTCGTCAAGCCAAACAAGCTGTATATTAGCCTCTTCAGGCTCATTCTCTAAGAGCCTTGTAGCAGATTGGGTTCCTGAGCATGATCTGTCCTCCGAGACCCCGAAGAAGATTACTCCTGCATCTTCAGTATCCTCAGCATCTCTAGTATCCTCATTCTGCGAGGATCATCCATTATTGAATACCACTAGCCCTGAGAATGAGGATACCAAGTTTGATGGCAAAAAGTCTCTTTCAGATGATGACTGGGACATGTTCGAGGACGAAACTCCAGTCTTTCCTTAA
- the LOC113345452 gene encoding uncharacterized protein LOC113345452, whose amino-acid sequence MSMADSSLLASLRKYPKQLKAGQSLSRQAKKQHARLYIIWRCSVMLLCWHE is encoded by the coding sequence ATGTCGATGGCAGACTCATCGCTCTTGGCATCACTGAGGAAATACCCAAAGCAACTAAAGGCAGGGCAAAGCTTGTCAAGACAAGCTAAGAAACAACATGCTCGTCTCTATATCATATGGAGATGCTCCGTTATGTTACTCTGCTGGCACGAGTGA